A stretch of Henckelia pumila isolate YLH828 chromosome 4, ASM3356847v2, whole genome shotgun sequence DNA encodes these proteins:
- the LOC140867079 gene encoding MADS-box protein defh21 isoform X2, with amino-acid sequence MAYITRSSPIPNTNKLQGTEEQVCKLDMGRGKIEVKRIENNTSRQVTFSKRRAGLMKKTHELSVLCDAQIGLIVFSSKGKLTEYCTPQSSMKQMIDRYVQSKGISLSDGNNRTGPAPFNRYKGDDLSSVQFEELRQLEQQLEHSVDKVRARKFQLLHEQLENLKKTELLLEKENQEMYHWLMGSQIQKQAEIEHNQEAMKELRLMEQEPLLNQFPFFGEDIGEQPSSVQLQLATLQNPHPYRLQPSHPNLQDFGTSSDYGAT; translated from the exons tttgcaAGTTAGATATGGGAAGAGGGAAGATAGAAGTGAAGAGGATTGAGAACAACACGAGCAGGCAAGTCACGTTTTCGAAACGGAGGGCCGGTTTGATGAAGAAGACACATGAGCTTTCTGTGCTTTGTGATGCTCAGATTGGACTCATTGTTTTCTCTAGCAAAGGCAAGCTCACTGAATACTGCACTCCTCAGTCGAG cATGAAGCAAATGATAGATAGGTACGTGCAGTCCAAGGGAATTTCTTTGTCAGATGGAAACAATCGTACAGGACCAGCCCCATTCAAT AGATACAAAGGAGATGATTTGAGCAGCGTGCAATTCGAGGAGCTTCGCCAACTCGAACAGCAGCTCGAGCACTCAGTCGACAAGGTTCGCGCCCGGAAG TTTCAGCTACTTCATGAGCAGCTGGAAAATCTCAAGAAGACG GAATTACTGCTGGAGAAGGAAAATCAAGAAATGTACCACTGG TTAATGGGCAGTCAGATTCAGAAACAGGCAGAAATAGAGCACAATCAAGAGGCCATGAAAGAGCTCAGATTAATGGAACAAGAGCCATTACTGAACCAGTTTCCATTCTTTGGAGAAGATATTGGAGAACAGCCAAGTTCTGTGCAACTACAATTAGCAACTCTGCAGAATCCACATCCCTATAGGTTGCAGCCTAGCCATCCTAATCTTCAAGATTTCGGCACGTCG AGCGATTATGGCGCCACTTGA
- the LOC140867079 gene encoding MADS-box protein defh21 isoform X3 translates to MGRGKIEVKRIENNTSRQVTFSKRRAGLMKKTHELSVLCDAQIGLIVFSSKGKLTEYCTPQSSMKQMIDRYVQSKGISLSDGNNRTGPAPFNGQMFKELTQMKRQTLNLQLTLQRYKGDDLSSVQFEELRQLEQQLEHSVDKVRARKFQLLHEQLENLKKTELLLEKENQEMYHWLMGSQIQKQAEIEHNQEAMKELRLMEQEPLLNQFPFFGEDIGEQPSSVQLQLATLQNPHPYRLQPSHPNLQDFGTSSDYGAT, encoded by the exons ATGGGAAGAGGGAAGATAGAAGTGAAGAGGATTGAGAACAACACGAGCAGGCAAGTCACGTTTTCGAAACGGAGGGCCGGTTTGATGAAGAAGACACATGAGCTTTCTGTGCTTTGTGATGCTCAGATTGGACTCATTGTTTTCTCTAGCAAAGGCAAGCTCACTGAATACTGCACTCCTCAGTCGAG cATGAAGCAAATGATAGATAGGTACGTGCAGTCCAAGGGAATTTCTTTGTCAGATGGAAACAATCGTACAGGACCAGCCCCATTCAAT GGTCAGATGTTCAAAGAACTAACACAAATGAAAAGGCAAACTTTGAATCTTCAATTAACCCTTCAGAGATACAAAGGAGATGATTTGAGCAGCGTGCAATTCGAGGAGCTTCGCCAACTCGAACAGCAGCTCGAGCACTCAGTCGACAAGGTTCGCGCCCGGAAG TTTCAGCTACTTCATGAGCAGCTGGAAAATCTCAAGAAGACG GAATTACTGCTGGAGAAGGAAAATCAAGAAATGTACCACTGG TTAATGGGCAGTCAGATTCAGAAACAGGCAGAAATAGAGCACAATCAAGAGGCCATGAAAGAGCTCAGATTAATGGAACAAGAGCCATTACTGAACCAGTTTCCATTCTTTGGAGAAGATATTGGAGAACAGCCAAGTTCTGTGCAACTACAATTAGCAACTCTGCAGAATCCACATCCCTATAGGTTGCAGCCTAGCCATCCTAATCTTCAAGATTTCGGCACGTCG AGCGATTATGGCGCCACTTGA
- the LOC140867079 gene encoding MADS-box protein defh21 isoform X1 — MAYITRSSPIPNTNKLQGTEEQVCKLDMGRGKIEVKRIENNTSRQVTFSKRRAGLMKKTHELSVLCDAQIGLIVFSSKGKLTEYCTPQSSMKQMIDRYVQSKGISLSDGNNRTGPAPFNGQMFKELTQMKRQTLNLQLTLQRYKGDDLSSVQFEELRQLEQQLEHSVDKVRARKFQLLHEQLENLKKTELLLEKENQEMYHWLMGSQIQKQAEIEHNQEAMKELRLMEQEPLLNQFPFFGEDIGEQPSSVQLQLATLQNPHPYRLQPSHPNLQDFGTSSDYGAT, encoded by the exons tttgcaAGTTAGATATGGGAAGAGGGAAGATAGAAGTGAAGAGGATTGAGAACAACACGAGCAGGCAAGTCACGTTTTCGAAACGGAGGGCCGGTTTGATGAAGAAGACACATGAGCTTTCTGTGCTTTGTGATGCTCAGATTGGACTCATTGTTTTCTCTAGCAAAGGCAAGCTCACTGAATACTGCACTCCTCAGTCGAG cATGAAGCAAATGATAGATAGGTACGTGCAGTCCAAGGGAATTTCTTTGTCAGATGGAAACAATCGTACAGGACCAGCCCCATTCAAT GGTCAGATGTTCAAAGAACTAACACAAATGAAAAGGCAAACTTTGAATCTTCAATTAACCCTTCAGAGATACAAAGGAGATGATTTGAGCAGCGTGCAATTCGAGGAGCTTCGCCAACTCGAACAGCAGCTCGAGCACTCAGTCGACAAGGTTCGCGCCCGGAAG TTTCAGCTACTTCATGAGCAGCTGGAAAATCTCAAGAAGACG GAATTACTGCTGGAGAAGGAAAATCAAGAAATGTACCACTGG TTAATGGGCAGTCAGATTCAGAAACAGGCAGAAATAGAGCACAATCAAGAGGCCATGAAAGAGCTCAGATTAATGGAACAAGAGCCATTACTGAACCAGTTTCCATTCTTTGGAGAAGATATTGGAGAACAGCCAAGTTCTGTGCAACTACAATTAGCAACTCTGCAGAATCCACATCCCTATAGGTTGCAGCCTAGCCATCCTAATCTTCAAGATTTCGGCACGTCG AGCGATTATGGCGCCACTTGA
- the LOC140862952 gene encoding amino acid permease 3, whose amino-acid sequence MAAENTGSTQNRQPQALDVSINVATDQVGFKCYDDDGRLKRTGTLWTASAHIITAVIGSGVLSLAWATAQLGWIAGPTVLFLFSFVTYYTSSLLATCYRTGDPDNGKRNYTYMDAVRANLGGFQVKVCGAIQYLNLFGVAIGYTIASSISMMAIQKSNCFHSKGDDSPCRISSNPYMIAFGVIEIIFSQIPDFDQIWWLSIVAAIMSFTYSTIGLGLGIGKVAENGKIQGSLTGVSIGTVTETQKVWRSFQALGAIAFAYSYSLILIEIQDTIKSPPSEHKTMKKATFLSVAVTTVFYMLCGCFGYAAFGDSSPGNLLTGFGFYNPYWLLDIANIAIVVHLVGAYQVYCQPLFAFVEKTVAGWYPNSKFIAKEIAVPVPGLKSFKLNLFRLVWRTVFVIITTVISMLMPFFNDVVGILGAFGFWPLTVYFPVEMYIVQKKIPKWSARWISLQILSAACLIISIAAAVGSFAGVVSDLKSYKPFKGVS is encoded by the exons atggctGCCGAGAATACAGGATCGACCCAGAATCGCCAACCACAAGCCTTGGATGTCTCCATCAATGTAGCTACTGATCAGGTTGGCTTCAAGTGTTACGACGACGATGGTCGCCTCAAAAGAACTG GTACTCTCTGGACTGCAAGTGCTCATATCATAACAGCTGTGATTGGGTCTGGTGTTTTGTCTTTGGCTTGGGCCACAGCTCAACTGGGGTGGATTGCTGGGCCAACTGTTTTGTTCTTGTTCTCTTTTGTCACCTATTACACCTCTTCTCTTCTGGCAACATGTTACCGCACCGGCGACCCGGACAACGGGAAGAGGAACTACACTTACATGGACGCTGTCAGAGCCAATTTGG GTGGGTTCCAGGTTAAAGTTTGTGGGGCGATTCAGTATTTGAATCTTTTTGGAGTTGCCATTGGTTACACCATTGCATCATCTATAAGCATGAT GGCAATTCAGAAGTCCAATTGCTTCCATTCGAAAGGAGACGACAGCCCTTGCAGAATTTCCAGCAATCCTTATATGATTGCATTTGGTGTGATAGAGATAATTTTCTCACAAATCCCAGATTTCGATCAGATTTGGTGGCTCTCCATTGTTGCTGCAATCATGTCCTTTACTTATTCCACCATTGGTTTAGGCCTTGGAATTGGCAAAGTTGCAG AAAATGGTAAAATTCAAGGAAGTCTCACCGGAGTAAGCATCGGAACAGTCACCGAAACTCAAAAGGTCTGGAGGAGTTTTCAAGCACTTGGAGCCATAGCTTTTGCCTACTCTTACTCCCTCATTCTTATCGAAATtcag GATACAATAAAATCTCCGCCATCAGAGCACAAAACAATGAAGAAAGCCACATTCCTGAGCGTGGCCGTGACAACGGTTTTCTACATGTTGTGTGGTTGCTTTGGCTACGCCGCATTCGGAGACAGCTCCCCCGGAAACCTCCTCACGGGTTTCGGATTCTACAACCCCTACTGGCTTCTGGACATAGCCAACATAGCCATAGTGGTTCACCTAGTGGGGGCATACCAGGTTTACTGCCAGCCCCTCTTCGCGTTCGTGGAGAAAACCGTGGCGGGATGGTACCCCAACAGCAAATTCATCGCGAAAGAGATCGCGGTCCCTGTTCCGggactcaaatcttttaaactgaACTTGTTCAGGCTCGTGTGGAGGACCGTTTTCGTGATCATAACCACCGTGATTTCGATGCTGATGCCTTTCTTCAACGATGTCGTGGGGATCCTCGGAGCCTTCGGGTTTTGGCCGCTGACCGTTTATTTTCCGGTGGAGATGTACATTGTGCAAAAGAAGATTCCGAAATGGAGCGCGAGATGGATCAGTTTGCAGATTTTGAGTGCTGCTTGTTTGATCATTTCGATTGCTGCTGCTGTTGGCTCGTTTGCTGGAGTAGTCTCTGATCTTAAGTCTTACAAGCCTTTCAAGGGTGTTTCGTGA